The following are from one region of the Salicibibacter kimchii genome:
- a CDS encoding ATP-binding cassette domain-containing protein produces MIHVQNVSKTMGEQQVITDITFTVGKGTITGIVGRNGAGKTTLLRTMVTILDPDQGTISVNGEDVFAKPEAKASMLYVEDSVEALKNYSVSNIASLYADIYPNFDHDYFQELMHRFQMPETKKVKQYSKGRKALFSLILAFATKPEYVLLDEPTDGLDVIMKKEIMRFMLDEVAKENISIIIATHRLDELESLADQIFVLKEGEVAETFQLDELRDTYKKWQIVYREQMPDSLLNQLYILQQSGRAYTCLAAGNLQELEIELQKTEPLLYEELPLKLEDLFAAKLGGDSIAE; encoded by the coding sequence ATGATACACGTGCAAAACGTTTCCAAAACGATGGGGGAGCAACAAGTTATAACGGATATCACATTCACCGTTGGGAAAGGAACCATTACCGGAATCGTAGGGCGAAACGGAGCTGGTAAAACAACATTGTTACGGACGATGGTTACAATTTTAGATCCCGATCAAGGAACAATTTCAGTGAATGGTGAGGATGTGTTTGCAAAACCCGAAGCAAAAGCGTCCATGTTGTATGTAGAAGATAGTGTTGAGGCCTTAAAAAATTATTCAGTTTCCAATATTGCATCATTATACGCGGATATTTATCCGAACTTTGACCATGATTATTTTCAGGAATTAATGCATCGGTTTCAAATGCCGGAAACGAAAAAGGTTAAACAATACTCGAAAGGCCGAAAAGCATTGTTTTCGCTCATTCTTGCTTTTGCGACTAAGCCTGAATACGTCCTCTTGGATGAGCCGACCGACGGGCTTGATGTCATCATGAAAAAAGAAATCATGCGTTTTATGCTCGATGAAGTAGCGAAAGAAAACATATCCATCATCATCGCTACCCATCGCTTGGATGAATTGGAAAGCTTGGCCGACCAAATTTTTGTCCTCAAGGAAGGAGAGGTTGCAGAAACGTTCCAGCTGGATGAGTTGCGTGACACTTATAAAAAATGGCAGATCGTCTACCGTGAACAAATGCCAGATTCGCTTTTGAATCAGCTTTATATCTTGCAACAATCGGGTCGGGCGTACACGTGTCTGGCGGCAGGCAATCTTCAAGAGCTCGAAATCGAGTTGCAGAAAACCGAACCCTTATTATACGAAGAACTGCCTTTAAAGCTGGAAGACTTATTCGCGGCCAAGTTAGGGGGCGACTCGATTGCTGAATAA
- a CDS encoding GntR family transcriptional regulator has translation MLSIDPRSREPIYRQIMNQIKEQVARGILKVDDKIPSVRELSTQIVVNPNTVSKAYQELEREGIIVTMRGKGTFIAEQVPEEILVKDIESVKTKLKQVVLEGHYAGIEKEVMQDWVAWYYKQFGGKS, from the coding sequence ATGCTATCCATTGATCCACGGAGTAGAGAACCTATTTATCGTCAGATTATGAATCAAATTAAGGAACAAGTGGCTCGCGGGATATTAAAAGTAGATGACAAAATCCCATCCGTACGCGAATTATCCACGCAAATAGTCGTCAATCCGAATACGGTCAGTAAAGCCTATCAAGAACTGGAGAGGGAGGGCATCATCGTAACGATGCGTGGGAAAGGGACATTTATTGCAGAGCAAGTACCCGAGGAAATTCTTGTTAAAGACATCGAATCGGTAAAGACAAAACTTAAGCAGGTCGTTCTCGAAGGGCACTACGCCGGGATAGAAAAAGAAGTGATGCAAGACTGGGTCGCCTGGTACTATAAACAATTTGGGGGAAAGTCATGA
- a CDS encoding ATP-binding cassette domain-containing protein, with product MNLDVAFQDVSLKFKNIEALKNITFSLEQGKTYGLIGRNGAGKTTLLSLLASFREPTSGMIRVGGETPFENKNIMPYVSFIFETDDYKDEYESTERFFEFAERYRPNFDLAYAKDLAARFKLPLDKPLKELSSGMQSALNVTLGLAHRSPVTIFDEAYVSMDAPARELFYQEVLEEQARHPRIMILSTHLVSEMDYLFDHVLIVDHGSLIVDEPFDKIISRGVSVTGASQAVDAFISNRTTLNTQQLGDTKSAMVYGEVSDADRKEAGKLGLDIGPVSLQDLFIHLTKEEEG from the coding sequence ATGAATCTTGATGTGGCGTTTCAAGATGTTTCATTGAAATTCAAAAATATAGAGGCATTAAAGAACATTACTTTTTCCCTGGAACAAGGCAAAACCTATGGGTTAATCGGCAGAAATGGAGCCGGGAAAACAACGTTGCTTTCATTGCTGGCATCTTTTAGAGAACCTACGTCGGGAATGATTCGGGTAGGCGGAGAAACACCGTTTGAAAACAAAAATATTATGCCGTATGTGAGCTTCATTTTTGAAACGGATGATTACAAAGACGAATACGAATCGACGGAACGTTTTTTTGAATTCGCTGAACGCTATCGCCCTAACTTTGACCTTGCGTATGCCAAAGACTTGGCTGCTCGGTTCAAACTTCCTTTGGATAAACCGTTAAAAGAATTGTCGAGCGGCATGCAGTCGGCTTTGAATGTCACGCTCGGTCTTGCTCATCGCTCCCCGGTTACCATCTTCGATGAAGCTTATGTATCCATGGATGCACCGGCCCGTGAGTTATTTTATCAGGAGGTGTTGGAAGAACAAGCACGTCATCCGAGAATCATGATATTGTCTACGCATCTCGTGTCGGAAATGGACTATTTGTTTGACCATGTTCTGATTGTAGATCACGGTTCTCTCATTGTTGACGAACCATTCGACAAAATCATCAGCCGTGGCGTATCAGTGACTGGCGCTTCGCAAGCCGTAGATGCGTTCATCAGCAATCGCACAACATTAAACACACAGCAACTCGGGGATACAAAATCGGCGATGGTATACGGAGAAGTCAGTGACGCCGACCGGAAGGAAGCTGGAAAATTGGGATTGGATATCGGTCCGGTCTCCTTGCAAGATTTATTCATTCATTTAACAAAAGAGGAGGAGGGCTAA
- a CDS encoding GntR family transcriptional regulator, translating to MNQSFHDKKPIFEQIKEKIEDQILNDQLKENEQIPSTTKMVHFYKVNHLTASKGIQLLVDEKVIFKKRGVGMFVAPGAKEKLIQNRKELFADDYLTPMLQEAEKLRLSEKEIIAMIKKKKGDDFNES from the coding sequence TTGAATCAGTCCTTCCACGATAAGAAACCGATATTCGAACAAATCAAAGAAAAAATCGAAGATCAAATATTGAACGATCAATTAAAAGAAAACGAACAAATTCCGTCGACGACGAAAATGGTTCATTTTTATAAGGTCAATCACTTAACCGCATCAAAGGGGATTCAATTGCTTGTTGATGAAAAAGTCATTTTTAAGAAAAGGGGTGTGGGGATGTTCGTTGCGCCCGGGGCAAAAGAGAAGCTGATACAGAACCGTAAGGAGTTGTTTGCAGATGACTATCTCACGCCTATGTTACAAGAAGCAGAAAAACTTAGATTATCAGAAAAAGAAATTATTGCCATGATTAAAAAAAAGAAAGGAGATGATTTTAATGAATCTTGA
- a CDS encoding winged helix-turn-helix domain-containing protein, translating to MSDAPLNRINDLIHGKARLGIMSLLMTYKEGDFNFLKQKLSLSDGNLGAHIRKLEEADYIEVEKTFEKRKPKTVCSVTETGKEAYRQYVHALEEMLYGEEHDDDDSP from the coding sequence ATGAGTGACGCGCCACTTAATCGCATCAACGATCTCATTCATGGGAAAGCCCGCCTCGGTATTATGAGCTTGCTTATGACATATAAAGAAGGGGACTTTAATTTTTTGAAACAAAAGCTCAGCCTAAGCGACGGAAATCTCGGTGCCCATATTCGGAAGCTTGAAGAGGCGGACTATATCGAAGTGGAAAAAACATTCGAGAAACGAAAACCGAAGACGGTATGCAGCGTCACGGAAACCGGAAAAGAAGCATATCGACAATACGTACACGCACTTGAGGAAATGTTATATGGAGAGGAGCATGATGACGATGATTCACCTTGA
- a CDS encoding ABC transporter ATP-binding protein, translating into MMTMIHLEKIGKTYGSQQALRDVSLSIPPRTCYGLLGPNGAGKSTLMKILAGIVLDYSGAIDVDGQNFGKNLNAIQQRIGYIPQEISLEQTLSARDHLRFFGQIYGLRGSNLQKRVNSILEMVGLAERQKDALTTYSGGMKRRINIGAALLHQPDILIMDEPTVGVDPQSRNYIFDLIRQLKSQGTTILYSSHYMEEIQLLCDELALIDEGQVIESGTISGIRQRHTEPSIYVEARGLKKEQLQSYGAVHSRQSGYVIETGDALSAIQSLSANLQKQGLDVQRLEITQSSLEDIFLELTGSSLRDTA; encoded by the coding sequence ATGATGACGATGATTCACCTTGAAAAAATCGGTAAAACGTACGGTTCCCAACAAGCATTGCGGGACGTTAGCCTTTCGATCCCGCCCCGGACGTGTTACGGATTACTTGGTCCGAACGGCGCCGGCAAGTCGACACTCATGAAAATACTTGCAGGAATCGTGCTTGATTACTCAGGGGCAATTGACGTTGACGGACAAAATTTTGGGAAGAACCTGAACGCGATCCAGCAACGAATCGGATATATCCCTCAAGAAATCAGTCTCGAACAAACTTTATCCGCACGTGATCATCTGCGCTTCTTTGGGCAAATATATGGATTGCGTGGCTCTAACTTGCAAAAACGCGTGAACAGCATTCTTGAAATGGTCGGGCTCGCCGAACGGCAAAAAGATGCGCTCACAACCTATTCCGGAGGTATGAAACGACGCATCAATATCGGCGCGGCGCTCTTGCATCAACCAGATATCCTCATCATGGATGAACCGACCGTAGGCGTGGATCCGCAGTCGCGCAATTATATTTTTGATTTGATTCGTCAGCTTAAAAGTCAGGGAACGACCATCCTATACTCCAGCCACTACATGGAAGAGATTCAACTTTTATGTGATGAACTCGCCCTCATCGATGAAGGCCAGGTCATCGAATCCGGGACGATTTCCGGGATTCGGCAGCGACACACGGAGCCGTCTATTTATGTGGAAGCGCGTGGCCTTAAAAAAGAACAGTTGCAATCGTACGGTGCGGTACATTCACGGCAAAGCGGGTATGTTATTGAAACAGGGGACGCGCTCTCTGCAATACAATCCCTTTCTGCCAATCTGCAGAAACAAGGCCTGGATGTACAACGACTGGAAATCACCCAATCAAGCCTGGAAGATATTTTCTTGGAACTAACGGGATCCTCGCTTCGGGATACTGCCTAA
- a CDS encoding ABC transporter permease has protein sequence MIYGLFRFELKKNLKDKGLLFWMLILPILFIVLFGYIFSNQTTDVTFDIPYMDEDQSEMSEQFISALGSSDAFELQAQESPDDAIEKLENGDINAFVHIPSGFEDQIMGGEENPVYFHYNPMYEENVAPIRSLIENVSYSFQEEGMRATLNDAGLEADTILAPAIEIVAEEQVASAEFDTITHIIPGYTVMFTFFIMISMVMSFVKDMQNGMVARLASTPLTKYQYLLGKWIPYILIVLAQIIALLLFGYVVYGVELGNIAALFLISLALAVITTGWGLALSLITKNENMGLAITQIIALGGAMIGGLWMPTEFLPEFVQTMGLFLPQYWAQQGFLEVMMYGGGIMDILMYVVILLGYALLGLVVAISSYRRFLAAARG, from the coding sequence ATGATCTACGGATTATTCCGTTTTGAACTGAAAAAAAATTTAAAAGATAAAGGCCTTTTATTTTGGATGTTGATTCTACCCATCCTTTTTATCGTTTTGTTTGGTTATATTTTTAGCAATCAAACGACGGACGTCACATTCGACATTCCCTATATGGACGAAGACCAGTCCGAGATGAGTGAACAGTTTATCTCCGCGCTCGGTTCGAGTGACGCCTTTGAATTACAAGCACAAGAGAGTCCAGACGATGCAATCGAAAAACTGGAAAACGGTGATATCAATGCCTTCGTCCACATTCCTTCCGGTTTTGAAGATCAAATCATGGGCGGGGAAGAGAACCCTGTTTATTTTCACTACAATCCGATGTATGAAGAAAACGTAGCACCGATCCGCAGCTTAATCGAAAATGTTAGCTATTCTTTTCAAGAGGAGGGCATGCGAGCGACCCTTAATGATGCCGGACTGGAAGCAGATACGATCCTTGCTCCGGCGATTGAAATCGTTGCGGAAGAACAGGTGGCAAGTGCCGAATTTGATACGATTACGCATATCATACCCGGTTACACGGTTATGTTCACGTTCTTCATTATGATCAGCATGGTCATGAGTTTTGTGAAGGATATGCAAAACGGGATGGTTGCGCGTTTGGCGAGTACGCCGCTTACGAAGTATCAATACTTGCTCGGGAAATGGATCCCTTACATTTTGATTGTGCTGGCACAAATTATCGCGCTATTGTTGTTCGGTTATGTCGTCTATGGCGTAGAACTTGGGAACATCGCGGCGCTCTTTTTAATTTCATTGGCGCTGGCGGTGATTACAACCGGATGGGGCCTTGCGCTCAGTTTAATCACAAAAAATGAAAACATGGGGCTTGCCATCACCCAAATTATTGCTCTAGGTGGCGCCATGATTGGAGGCCTTTGGATGCCCACGGAATTCCTTCCTGAATTCGTGCAAACGATGGGACTATTCCTGCCGCAATACTGGGCACAACAAGGCTTTTTGGAAGTCATGATGTACGGGGGCGGGATCATGGATATTTTAATGTATGTTGTCATCTTGCTTGGTTACGCACTTCTTGGTCTCGTGGTCGCTATTTCCAGCTACCGACGTTTCCTTGCTGCAGCGCGGGGGTAA
- a CDS encoding helix-turn-helix domain-containing protein — MNYKYEMFPNEKQMQTMDRWLSICRQ; from the coding sequence ATGAATTATAAATACGAAATGTTTCCAAACGAAAAACAGATGCAAACGATGGATCGTTGGCTGTCTATTTGTCGTCAATAG
- a CDS encoding transposase: protein MVNCSSCGKRVKKALSVRAHVCKSCGTVLDRDHNAAINIEKVGLDLLGLCPTV, encoded by the coding sequence ATTGTTAATTGTTCCAGCTGTGGGAAGCGTGTAAAAAAGGCTTTGTCCGTTCGCGCGCATGTATGCAAGTCATGTGGAACAGTTTTAGATCGCGACCATAATGCTGCCATCAATATTGAAAAAGTTGGACTGGATCTCTTGGGTTTGTGTCCAACTGTATAA
- a CDS encoding spore germination protein has translation MFKWFQKEKINQRKKKTFQDILSTFRKSADFVSFRVSDESPFCFHYLETVVDERYVHDEALPYTKRKDIHTLTDLQRVIPLEETKILCKGHLIEEQLLRGHIMIQKKDENDKVLSLPAELIEERAIETPENEFTVVGPKEAFIESIDVNLNLIRKRLRTSDLVVEEMKVGRLSKSRVTILFIEGITNRQLVQTLRQRIQDVDYDEMVDISQISQFISDYPNSHIPQLLETERPERVTSALAEGKVAFMMDGSPQTTIGPTNFMEYFSSPDDHYMLWPLGSAFRLIRIVALLFSVHATSFYIAVTSYQHELIPDELLDTLIASRIEVPYPPIVEVMILELTVELLREAGARLPSRIGQTIGIVGGIVIGTAVVEASLASSVLLIMIGITALASFTAPIYKMGNTIRLIRFPFILFAQWFGIFGMAFCSALYLSHLFKLTSLGYPYLAPLYPLRVKDLRDVIIKMPIQKQQKRPTVLRPQKRKRFDVKQRKTIPKDIEE, from the coding sequence ATGTTTAAGTGGTTCCAAAAAGAAAAAATAAACCAACGGAAGAAAAAAACCTTTCAAGATATCTTGTCAACGTTTCGAAAATCTGCAGATTTCGTTTCTTTTCGCGTGTCTGATGAAAGCCCGTTTTGTTTTCATTATTTGGAGACCGTCGTGGATGAACGTTACGTCCATGATGAAGCCCTGCCTTACACGAAGCGAAAAGATATTCATACGCTTACGGATCTCCAGCGGGTGATCCCGCTTGAAGAAACAAAAATCCTTTGTAAGGGCCATTTGATAGAAGAGCAATTATTGCGCGGCCATATTATGATTCAAAAGAAAGACGAAAATGACAAGGTTCTCAGCCTTCCTGCAGAATTGATTGAAGAGCGGGCAATTGAAACGCCGGAAAATGAATTCACCGTTGTTGGACCAAAAGAAGCCTTTATCGAGTCCATCGATGTCAATTTGAATCTGATTCGTAAACGACTGCGAACATCCGATCTTGTCGTTGAGGAGATGAAGGTTGGACGCCTCAGCAAAAGCAGAGTGACGATTTTGTTTATTGAAGGCATCACAAACCGGCAGCTTGTGCAAACCTTGAGGCAACGGATCCAAGATGTGGATTATGATGAAATGGTTGATATTTCTCAAATTAGCCAATTCATCTCGGATTACCCGAATTCCCATATTCCGCAACTGTTGGAAACAGAACGCCCGGAGCGTGTTACATCGGCATTGGCGGAAGGGAAAGTCGCGTTTATGATGGATGGATCCCCGCAGACAACGATTGGACCGACCAATTTCATGGAATACTTTTCGTCTCCGGATGATCATTACATGCTGTGGCCGCTCGGGTCAGCGTTTCGACTGATTCGGATTGTGGCTCTTTTGTTCTCGGTCCATGCGACGTCATTTTACATTGCTGTCACTTCCTACCAGCATGAGTTGATCCCCGACGAGTTATTGGACACGCTGATTGCTTCAAGAATCGAAGTTCCCTACCCGCCGATCGTGGAGGTTATGATCCTCGAGTTAACGGTTGAGCTGCTCCGGGAAGCAGGGGCAAGACTTCCGAGTCGTATCGGTCAAACGATTGGGATTGTCGGCGGGATTGTCATCGGAACAGCTGTTGTTGAGGCATCTTTAGCCAGCAGTGTACTCTTGATCATGATTGGAATTACGGCGCTTGCATCCTTTACGGCGCCGATCTACAAAATGGGAAATACCATTCGGTTAATTCGCTTTCCTTTTATTCTATTTGCGCAATGGTTTGGGATTTTTGGCATGGCATTCTGTTCGGCACTCTACCTTAGTCATTTATTCAAGTTGACATCATTGGGATACCCTTACTTAGCTCCCCTCTATCCGTTGCGCGTCAAAGACCTTAGAGATGTAATTATCAAGATGCCGATTCAAAAGCAGCAGAAACGACCGACGGTCCTGCGGCCGCAAAAACGGAAACGGTTTGATGTAAAACAACGAAAAACCATCCCTAAGGATATCGAGGAGTAG
- a CDS encoding GerAB/ArcD/ProY family transporter, protein MQGKTMMTRQIPPFLTFFIVTVMQVGVGVFTFQRPIVKMVGQDGWMAIIISALMVHIVIWLVYQMLKENETVVDVQKRVFGKILGSLLSAYWIVYYSLFVLVILVSYVEILRVWLFPEVYHGLLSFLLLFLVYLFVGGGLRMVTGISVLSVLLAVPFLLFTRFPYGQMQLGSLFPIWDHSVMDIWMATQTMTFQFLGFEVLFMAYPFIKEAPRSQKWAHLSVIVSTMVYLFTFVLPVLFFQEQHLSTIIWPTISLWRMEYLGVSIWFMILVPNLALGLWAASRAAKQTMKISQRRSLQGLMVIVFAGAFFFVTRWEIESLSSFTGELGLYTVFVYLPFLYLIERIVSKRGRHW, encoded by the coding sequence ATGCAAGGAAAAACCATGATGACGAGACAAATCCCCCCGTTTTTAACATTTTTTATCGTGACCGTGATGCAAGTTGGCGTAGGTGTTTTTACGTTTCAACGCCCAATCGTAAAAATGGTCGGTCAGGATGGCTGGATGGCCATTATTATTTCAGCGTTAATGGTCCATATCGTTATTTGGCTGGTCTATCAAATGCTGAAGGAAAACGAAACCGTCGTCGATGTTCAAAAAAGAGTGTTTGGGAAAATACTGGGGAGCCTCTTGAGTGCGTATTGGATCGTTTACTATAGTTTGTTTGTGCTTGTTATTTTGGTGAGTTATGTGGAAATCCTTCGCGTGTGGCTATTTCCGGAAGTCTATCACGGGCTTCTCTCTTTTCTTTTACTGTTTCTCGTCTATTTATTTGTGGGAGGCGGTTTGCGGATGGTAACGGGGATAAGTGTGCTGTCCGTGCTCTTGGCGGTTCCTTTTTTGCTTTTTACCCGCTTTCCCTATGGGCAAATGCAATTAGGAAGCTTATTTCCCATATGGGACCACTCTGTCATGGATATATGGATGGCTACGCAAACGATGACATTTCAATTTTTGGGCTTTGAAGTTCTTTTTATGGCTTATCCTTTTATTAAAGAGGCGCCGCGATCACAAAAATGGGCGCATCTAAGTGTCATTGTCAGCACGATGGTTTATTTGTTTACCTTCGTTCTCCCCGTGCTTTTTTTCCAAGAACAGCACCTCTCCACGATCATATGGCCAACGATTTCCTTGTGGCGCATGGAGTATCTGGGGGTGTCTATATGGTTTATGATTCTCGTGCCGAATTTGGCGTTGGGGTTATGGGCGGCAAGCCGTGCAGCCAAACAAACGATGAAAATCTCCCAGCGCCGTTCGCTTCAAGGACTCATGGTTATCGTCTTTGCAGGTGCTTTCTTTTTTGTTACGCGGTGGGAGATTGAGTCCCTTTCTTCCTTTACAGGGGAACTAGGACTTTATACCGTTTTTGTTTATCTACCTTTTTTATATCTGATCGAAAGGATCGTCTCGAAAAGGGGGCGTCATTGGTGA
- a CDS encoding Ger(x)C family spore germination protein has protein sequence MIKQICILSLMGIFLVGGCGPTSHYVEDIFYIQVMGHDLEDGEHRITGLSTIFTAAEDALPENKAINVSGESLERLYDSLQSESPRYVDTGRTRVHLFQEEMARQQGVIRSLDTIQRNPMINQDMQVAITREPARDMLEEDYDFQEPIFRYLQDLIEQNQEEQMPQTSLHDFMYNYYAEGADPYLPVLEQKDGHVGVAGLALFQGDTLVEDINLDDAQTFRALIESTEEGTIHMKLDENKGVTFHHLSSNSNWTIERDGTHVQVDVDIEGPIRQTYGFKGYGQENIEQLEQFAMEEFERLMDELIQYFQDRNIDPIGIGERVGQNVRGLDVQQWEEEVYPDVDVDVNVDFTIDDSGAVE, from the coding sequence GTGATTAAGCAGATATGTATTCTCTCCCTTATGGGGATATTTCTTGTAGGAGGTTGCGGCCCCACGTCTCATTATGTGGAAGACATTTTTTATATTCAGGTGATGGGCCATGATTTGGAGGACGGGGAACACCGGATCACTGGCTTAAGCACCATTTTTACGGCTGCGGAAGATGCGTTACCAGAAAATAAAGCGATAAACGTTTCCGGTGAATCACTTGAAAGACTTTATGATTCCCTTCAATCAGAATCGCCTCGATATGTTGACACAGGACGAACACGCGTGCATTTGTTTCAGGAAGAAATGGCTAGGCAACAGGGGGTCATTCGATCGCTTGATACCATTCAAAGAAATCCTATGATCAACCAAGACATGCAGGTGGCAATCACACGAGAACCTGCACGGGACATGTTAGAGGAGGATTACGATTTTCAGGAACCCATCTTCCGTTATTTACAGGATTTGATTGAACAAAATCAGGAGGAGCAGATGCCGCAAACGAGTTTGCATGATTTTATGTATAATTATTACGCGGAAGGGGCGGACCCTTACCTTCCGGTGCTGGAACAAAAAGACGGCCATGTAGGGGTTGCCGGGTTGGCTTTATTTCAGGGAGATACGTTAGTGGAAGACATAAACCTCGATGATGCGCAAACCTTTCGGGCACTCATCGAGTCTACAGAGGAGGGCACTATCCATATGAAGCTTGATGAAAACAAAGGGGTAACCTTCCATCACCTCTCCTCCAACTCGAATTGGACGATAGAACGGGATGGCACGCATGTACAGGTTGATGTAGACATTGAAGGGCCAATTCGACAAACATATGGCTTTAAAGGATATGGTCAGGAAAATATTGAGCAATTGGAGCAGTTCGCTATGGAAGAATTTGAACGACTAATGGATGAGCTCATCCAATATTTTCAGGATCGAAACATTGATCCCATCGGCATTGGGGAGCGCGTGGGGCAGAATGTCCGAGGGCTGGATGTTCAACAATGGGAAGAAGAAGTCTACCCGGACGTAGATGTCGATGTCAACGTCGATTTTACCATTGATGATTCGGGAGCGGTGGAATAG
- a CDS encoding NADP-dependent oxidoreductase translates to MKGIGINEYGDHRALTVVDLPDREVGANEVRISLRASGVNPIDWKLREGYLKEGLPFDPPLVLGWDGAGVIKEVGKSVDTFQVGDAVFFRPELTEYGTYAEEIIVEEALVQPKHKDLSFVEAASLPLVGLTVIEALMEIAALTSGQRLLLLGGSGGVGTIAVQIAKALGAHVTTTVSEKNREFAKARGADTVIAYDINEKPEGEFDVLFDTVGGSAYAGAIPFLKTGASAVSIAGGASQNDDVSNNEEKKQIKTNNMFMQPTKKKMAQLRTFVDQKQVSPVISHTHPMTVDGAKQAHLDSETIRTRGKIVLERENEEEIK, encoded by the coding sequence ATGAAAGGAATCGGAATCAATGAATACGGCGATCACCGGGCATTAACTGTCGTTGATTTGCCGGATCGGGAAGTTGGCGCAAACGAAGTACGTATCTCTCTTCGCGCCAGTGGCGTGAATCCTATTGATTGGAAACTGCGCGAAGGTTATTTGAAAGAGGGGCTCCCCTTTGATCCCCCGCTCGTCTTAGGTTGGGATGGCGCAGGTGTGATCAAAGAAGTCGGCAAGTCCGTGGATACTTTTCAAGTCGGCGATGCCGTTTTTTTCAGGCCGGAATTAACCGAATATGGCACGTATGCAGAAGAAATCATTGTCGAAGAAGCACTGGTGCAACCGAAACATAAAGATCTATCCTTTGTAGAGGCGGCGTCGCTCCCCCTCGTTGGATTAACCGTTATCGAAGCTTTAATGGAAATCGCCGCCCTTACATCCGGACAAAGATTGCTCCTTCTTGGCGGCAGCGGCGGCGTCGGCACAATCGCCGTCCAAATCGCGAAAGCACTTGGGGCTCATGTTACAACGACTGTCAGTGAAAAAAACCGTGAGTTTGCCAAGGCTAGAGGAGCCGATACTGTTATTGCCTATGATATAAATGAGAAGCCCGAAGGTGAGTTCGATGTGCTTTTTGATACGGTCGGCGGGTCCGCCTATGCAGGGGCGATTCCCTTCCTGAAAACCGGTGCTTCCGCAGTAAGTATCGCCGGTGGCGCAAGCCAAAATGATGACGTAAGCAACAACGAAGAAAAGAAACAAATCAAGACCAACAACATGTTCATGCAACCTACAAAAAAGAAAATGGCACAGTTACGGACGTTTGTCGATCAAAAGCAAGTATCTCCCGTAATTTCTCATACACACCCTATGACAGTAGATGGGGCGAAACAGGCCCATCTCGACAGTGAAACTATTCGTACGCGCGGAAAAATCGTACTCGAGAGGGAAAACGAAGAGGAAATCAAATAA